One Deltaproteobacteria bacterium DNA segment encodes these proteins:
- a CDS encoding sigma 54-interacting transcriptional regulator, with the protein MKSTPAFLKIILDSITEGVFTINKDRVITSFNQAAEAITGFPREKAMGKKCYEIFQADICQESCALARTLKTGKNVVDLPVNILNAEGKVLPISVTTAVLKDVQGKMIGGVETFRDLRVIETLRKEITGKYTLNDIVSKSAALQKIFDILPDIARSDSAVLILGPSGSGKEILAKAIHQLSGRKDKPFVAINCSALPETLLESELFGYVRGAFTDAKKDKPGKFALVDSGTLFLDEIADLPLTVQAKLLRVLQEKTYEPLGSNVSRNVKARLISATNKGLKDLVKSGLFREDLYYRLKVIQIELPSLKERREDIPLLIEHFINKFNFRTGKKISQVSSKALQILMHYDFPGNIRELENIIEHAFVLCHGPVIQLSHLPPDLQHYGWESAIPTLLLGKKWKDQEWEVIQKVLEKYQGNRTLAAKELGLHPTTLWRKLKRFSSSPS; encoded by the coding sequence ATGAAATCCACCCCGGCCTTTTTAAAAATCATACTGGACAGCATTACCGAAGGGGTCTTTACCATAAACAAGGATCGGGTGATTACCTCCTTCAACCAGGCGGCGGAAGCCATAACCGGATTCCCCCGGGAAAAGGCCATGGGCAAAAAATGTTATGAGATCTTTCAGGCCGATATTTGCCAGGAGTCCTGTGCCCTGGCCCGGACCCTAAAAACCGGGAAAAATGTCGTGGACCTGCCGGTCAATATTTTAAATGCCGAAGGGAAAGTCCTTCCGATCAGCGTTACCACCGCCGTTTTAAAGGACGTTCAGGGAAAAATGATCGGAGGGGTGGAGACCTTTCGCGATTTGAGGGTTATCGAGACCCTGCGTAAAGAAATAACCGGAAAGTATACCCTGAATGACATCGTTAGTAAAAGTGCCGCCCTGCAGAAAATCTTCGACATCCTGCCCGATATCGCCCGGAGTGACAGCGCAGTCCTCATCCTGGGTCCCAGCGGGTCCGGCAAAGAGATCCTGGCCAAAGCCATTCACCAACTGAGTGGCCGGAAGGATAAGCCTTTTGTAGCCATTAATTGCAGTGCCCTGCCGGAGACCCTGCTTGAATCCGAGCTTTTCGGCTATGTTCGCGGGGCCTTTACCGACGCCAAAAAAGACAAACCCGGAAAGTTTGCGCTGGTCGATTCCGGGACCTTATTTTTAGATGAAATCGCTGACCTGCCCCTGACGGTGCAGGCCAAGTTATTAAGGGTCCTCCAGGAAAAAACCTATGAACCCCTGGGTTCCAATGTAAGCCGAAACGTTAAGGCCCGTTTAATCTCTGCAACCAATAAGGGTCTGAAGGATCTGGTTAAAAGCGGCCTGTTCCGAGAGGATCTTTATTATCGACTCAAGGTCATCCAGATCGAATTACCTTCTTTAAAAGAACGCCGCGAAGATATCCCTCTTCTGATTGAGCATTTCATTAATAAATTTAATTTTAGAACCGGAAAAAAAATTTCCCAGGTCTCGTCAAAGGCACTCCAAATCTTGATGCATTATGATTTTCCCGGCAATATTCGGGAATTGGAAAATATCATTGAACATGCCTTTGTCCTCTGCCACGGTCCTGTTATCCAATTATCCCATCTTCCCCCCGACCTCCAGCATTACGGCTGGGAATCCGCCATTCCAACCCTTCTTTTGGGGAAAAAATGGAAGGACCAGGAATGGGAGGTCATCCAAAAGGTCCTGGAAAAATATCAGGGCAATCGAACCCTGGCCGCCAAAGAATTAGGGCTCCACCCCACCACCCTCTGGCGAAAGCTTAAACGCTTTTCTTCATCCCCTTCTTGA